The following nucleotide sequence is from Candidatus Methylomirabilota bacterium.
TCGCGACGGCGTAGCGGCTCCCGCGTGACTATGGCCAGGGGCCGGTGGCCTCCTCGTCGACCACGAGCCTGGCGGTGACACTCGCCTTTCGTCCTTCCCATCCTGACCGCGTCGCGTGGTCCTACTCGCAGGGAACGGGTCTCCAAGGAGACCACCGGCCCCTGACCGCCGCCACCCAGCTCTCCATCGCTCGCCGCCGCGATGCGGCGCGAACCTCGTAGGCGGACGAATGCCCAAGATCAGGGTCAACGGTATCGAGATGCATTACGAGGAGGCGGGCGAGGGCGAGGTGCTCGTGCTGATCATGGGCTTCGGCGGAGATCATCGGGCCTGGGGCTTCCAGACGCGGGCGTTCGCCGAGGCGTACCGGGTCATCGCATTCGACAATCGCGGCGCGGGCCAGACCGATGCGCCCGATCATCCCTACACGACGCGCATGATGGCCGACGACACCGTCGGCCTCATGGAGGCGCTCGGCGTCGAACGGGCGCACGTAGTCGGCGTCTCGATGGGCGGGATGATCGCCCAGGAGCTGGCGCTCAACCATCCGCGCCGCGTGCGTTCGCTCCACCTGGGCTGCACGCTGGCGCGCCCGGATGCATATCTGAAGGCGCTCACCGCGGCATGGCGCGAGGTCCGCACCCACCTGGGCCGCGAGGCGGCGCTCCGGACGATCGGGCTCTGGCTCTTCGCCCCGGCCACCTACAACGAGCGGCCGGAGCTCGTCGAGATGATCCTCCAGAACGCGCTCGCCAACCCCCATCCGCAGTCGCTGACGGGCTTCCTCCGCCAGGGCGAAGCCGTCGCCGCCCACGACACGCTCGATCGGCTTCCCGCCATTCGCTGCCCGACGCTGGTGAGCGTGGGCGAAGAGGACATCCTGGTGCCGCCGCGCTTTTCCCGGGAGCTGGCGGCGCGGATTCCCGGCGCCACGCGCCGCACGCTGCCCGGCGCGGCCCATGGCTACTTCTGGGAGCGCCCCGAGGCTTTCAACGCCCTGTGCCTGGAGTTCTTGGCCCGCCACTGAGTCGGAGGGGGCGGACGTTACGGCCCCCTCCGAGGCCTCCCCCAGGAAAGGCTGCGCGGGCAAAGCCCGCGCCCGAACGGTGGTTTACTCCGGCGCGCTCCCAGGGCGCCGGGGCTGGCGACTCATCCCGAGTGCAGGCCGGCCAGGAGGAGAAGGCGCGAAGGGGGGACGGTGGAGCGGATCAGTTCCAGAGGTACGCGCGGGGGTTGACGGACTGGCCCTTCACTAGAATTTCGTAATGAAGGTGCGGACCGGAGGAGCGGCCCGTGTTCCCGCTGAGCCCGAGCTCGGTGCCCCGCTCGACCCGCTCACCCTGCTGCACCTTGATCTTCGACAGATGACCGTAGATCGTGCGGATGTTTTCCCCGTGGTCGAGGATCACCGTCAGACCGTAGTCGGTCTGGGCCCCCGCGAAGAAGACCGTGGCCGACGCGGGCGCGCGCACGACGGTGCCGCGGTCGGCCGCGATGTCGATGCCGGAGTGGAACTCTGATTCTTTCGTCCAGGGCGAGAGCCGCTTTCCGAACTCGGAATTGACGGCCCCGCGCACGGGCCACCGCGAGGGCAGCGCCACCAGCGCCTTGCGGGCCCGGGCGATCAGCTTGTCCAGCGCCCGGAGGCTTTGTCCCTCGTCCATGACCTGCTCGGTGAGGCGGTCCAGCTCACTGGCCGAAGAGGTCTGCTCGGCGCGGTCGGGCGCTGTCGCGCGGCCGCCGCCGATGCCGTTGTCACGGCTCGTGGGCGCCAGCTCCGGCCCGAACGGCTCCCAGATGCGCGCGTGCATCTCGCGCCAGCTCGTCACTTCCTGGCGCAGCTGGGCCATGCGGCGATTGACGGAGTCGATGGTCGCCTGCTGCTCGTCGATCTGCTGGAACAGCTCGGCCGCGTCGCGCATGCGCTGCCGCACGTGCCACCAATCGCCCACGAGCACGCCCAGCGTGCAGACGAAAAGGCCGAGTACCGCAAGCGTGACCGTGGGCACCCGGCGCGGAAAATTGACCCGGAGGACCCGTACGCCGTCCCCCCGCACGACCAGCAGGCTGAACTGAGTGCGGTGATTCACCCGTTTGGTTGTCTGGTTGGATGTGGCCGCGCGGGACGGCGGCTGGGCGGTTTGTAGCACCGGTTCGCTGATAGTGTCAACGGGGGATGGCGCCATTTCGGCAGACGGTTCCGGCTGGGCGTCCATGGGGAGGGATGGTTCGCAAGCGACGTGCCGAGTCAGTGTGTAAATACAATCAAGCGTTTACGAGCACTGTGGCTGCCATTCCGGCACTTGGGCCGGGAATCACGTCACCCGTTTGACGCAAAACGGCACGGTCTGACAGCGAGCCTCGCGGTCCGTGCGCCGCGTGACGTGACGTAAATCCGCGTGAGATCGTCGCTTTGTTGACACCCCGGAATACGGCGCAGTATGATTCCGAGAAGTCACGAGGAGCCCATGGACGAGTTCTATCGGATCAAGCGCCTACCCCCCTACGTCTTCGCGATCGTCAACGACCTCAAGACCAAGGCGCGCGCCCGCAGCGAGGACATCATCGACCTCGGGATGGGCAATCCCGACCTGGGCACGCCCAAGCACATCGTCGCCAAGCTGATCGAAGCCGCCCAGAATCCGAAGAACCACCGCTACTCGGCCTCGCGGGGCATCACGAGGCTTCGCGTGGCCATCACCCGCTGGTACCGCGAGCGGTACGGCGTGGAGCTGGATCCGGAGTCCGAGGCGATCGTGACGATCGGCGCCAAGGAGGGTCTGGCCCACCTGACGCTCGCGGTTCTGCAGCCGGGTGACGGCGCGCTGGTTCCGAACCCCACCTACCCGATCCATTCGTATTCGGTCGTCATCGCCGACGGCGACCTTCGCTCCGTGCCGCTCACGCCCGACGGTGACTTCTTCGCACGTCTCGAAGAGACGGCGAAGCTGGCGTGGCCGAAAGCAAAGCTCTTGATTCTTTCGTTCCCCCACAACCCGACGACTCTATGCGTGGATCGCGCGTTCTTCGAGAAGGTCGTCGCGTTCGCCCGCGAGCACCGGCTGCTGGTCGTGCACGACTTCGCCTACGCGGACTTCGCCTTCGACGGCTACCGGCCGCCCTCGTTTCTCGAGGCGCCGGGAGCCAAGGACGTGGGGGTGGAGATCTTTTCCACGTCGAAGTCGTACAACATGCCCGGCTGGCGGCTGGGTTTCGT
It contains:
- a CDS encoding alpha/beta fold hydrolase; this translates as MPKIRVNGIEMHYEEAGEGEVLVLIMGFGGDHRAWGFQTRAFAEAYRVIAFDNRGAGQTDAPDHPYTTRMMADDTVGLMEALGVERAHVVGVSMGGMIAQELALNHPRRVRSLHLGCTLARPDAYLKALTAAWREVRTHLGREAALRTIGLWLFAPATYNERPELVEMILQNALANPHPQSLTGFLRQGEAVAAHDTLDRLPAIRCPTLVSVGEEDILVPPRFSRELAARIPGATRRTLPGAAHGYFWERPEAFNALCLEFLARH
- a CDS encoding aminotransferase class I/II-fold pyridoxal phosphate-dependent enzyme, with protein sequence MDEFYRIKRLPPYVFAIVNDLKTKARARSEDIIDLGMGNPDLGTPKHIVAKLIEAAQNPKNHRYSASRGITRLRVAITRWYRERYGVELDPESEAIVTIGAKEGLAHLTLAVLQPGDGALVPNPTYPIHSYSVVIADGDLRSVPLTPDGDFFARLEETAKLAWPKAKLLILSFPHNPTTLCVDRAFFEKVVAFAREHRLLVVHDFAYADFAFDGYRPPSFLEAPGAKDVGVEIFSTSKSYNMPGWRLGFVCGNARMIHALARIKSYLDYGAFQPIQIAGIIALEGDQSVVADIVEVHRRRRDVLVDGLNKLGWSVAKPKGTMFVWAPIPEPFRTMGSLEFAKLLIQEAKVAISPGIGFGEYGEGYVRFALVENEQRIRQALRGLKHLGR
- a CDS encoding peptidoglycan DD-metalloendopeptidase family protein; this encodes MNHRTQFSLLVVRGDGVRVLRVNFPRRVPTVTLAVLGLFVCTLGVLVGDWWHVRQRMRDAAELFQQIDEQQATIDSVNRRMAQLRQEVTSWREMHARIWEPFGPELAPTSRDNGIGGGRATAPDRAEQTSSASELDRLTEQVMDEGQSLRALDKLIARARKALVALPSRWPVRGAVNSEFGKRLSPWTKESEFHSGIDIAADRGTVVRAPASATVFFAGAQTDYGLTVILDHGENIRTIYGHLSKIKVQQGERVERGTELGLSGNTGRSSGPHLHYEILVKGQSVNPRAYLWN